One Hordeum vulgare subsp. vulgare chromosome 4H, MorexV3_pseudomolecules_assembly, whole genome shotgun sequence DNA window includes the following coding sequences:
- the LOC123447870 gene encoding uncharacterized protein LOC123447870 translates to MAASASFRFLSPSAPNPHDRLHPSLLACPTRRRRLRATRCSSTPQPPPSPPLEFPLLPFQPAEVLIPSECKTLHLYEARYLALLEEALYKRQNSLVHFVLDPVLSSSSKDSFAVRYGCLVQIESVQKLDFGALVSIRGVCRVNIKNLLQMEPYLRGDVSPMMDKSCDETGLGLRISRLRESMGNLHSLQMKLRVPEDEPLQTNIRSSLLWSEKETFEGYDEEFIPGLLERLSFAAYQSVSGMSDAELLTLQKYKIKAMDSTDTLERVNSGIEYVEHNIGMIAARLAIQNI, encoded by the exons ATGGCCGCCTCTGCTTCCTTTCGCTTCCTCTCCCCGTCAGCACCCAACCCGCATGATAGGCTGCACCCTTCACTCCTCGCGTGCCCTACGCGACGGCGCAGGCTCCGGGCCACCCGCTGCTCGTCCACGCCGCAACCGCCGCCATCGCCACCGCTCGAGTTCCCCCTCCTCCCGTTCCAGCCCGCAGAG GTGTTGATTCCATCTGAATGCAAGACCCTGCACTTATATGAAGCAAGGTATCTAGCATTGCTAGAAGAG GCTTTGTATAAGAGGCAAAATTCTCTTGTACATTTTGTCCTCGATCCAGTCTTATCAAGCTCTTCCAAGGATTCATTTGCTGTAAGATATGGTTGTTTGGTGCAGATAGAAAGT GTTCAAAAGCTGGATTTTGGAGCATTAGTGTCAATTAGAGGTGTATGCCGTGTGAACATAAAGAACCTTCTTCAG ATGGAGCCATATTTGCGCGGTGATGTTTCTCCTATGATGGACAAGTCGTGCGATGAAACCGGATTGGGCTTGAGAATTTCCAGACTAAGAGAGTCCATGGGCAATTTGCACAGCTTACAAATGAAGCTGAGG GTGCCTGAGGATGAACCGCTGCAAACAAACATCAGGAGCTCTCTACTGTGGTCTGAGAAAGAAACTTTCGAAGGGTATGACGAAGAATTTATCCCTGGGCTCCTGGAACGTCTATCTTTTGCCGCGTACCAATCAGTTTCAG GTATGTCAGATGCAGAACTTCTTACCCTGCAAAAATACAAGATAAAGGCAATGGATTCAACAGACACGCTGGAAAGAGTAAACAGCGGAATCGAGTACGTAGAACATAATATCGGTATGATTGCCGCTAGACTGGCAATTCAGAATATATGA
- the LOC123447867 gene encoding mucin-1-like codes for MNSSMPLQDSDTADNRQPFPHQERGMDLGVAEKEAEDHLFATKTLLRTRSGSQGLKNGATTDRARTMEILDREFALRVQEKDLDKRRYAKYVSDAQKIMRQEANELAVSGQRITANIPKGKEPVTPPYHVLESTDVPKTHTVLVVLSDDDEEEEEMANKLASNTNNSSVNIVDPRAAATMAIVAAPSAATSAPPPHTPASGAPTALAPDSAAPATYGHGNGVAGACARGIKRPHPPDAIFAPSPDAVAPMAFATALATPAAYDHGNMRRMEEELQDKEVVSASLARTMHHSSMSAWLDRPGWPNYTKRPRKPRSAPRHRGLRMNHNTAGPAPAYAGSSSRAPPANISNSAPGSSSRAPPADICNSIPGSSSRLPPANISSSAPGSSSSATPSNVSSSAPGSSSSATPANVSSSAPGLATAEQGRGMRGFIRIFGVEMAPQE; via the coding sequence ATGAATTCATCGATGCCGCTTCAAGATTCAGACACTGCTGATAACCGGCAGCCGTTTCCACACCAGGAGAGAGGTATGGATCTGGGGGTGGCCGAGAAGGAGGCCGAGGACCATCTATTCGCTACCAAAACTTTGCTTCGGACCAGATCGGGCAGTCAAGGCCTTAAAAATGGGGCGACCACGGACAGGGCTAGGACAATGGAGATCTTGGACAGGGAGTTTGCCCTGAGGGTGCAGGAGAAGGATTTGGACAAACGGCGCTATGCCAAATATGTGAGCGATGCGCAGAAGATCATGCGCCAGGAGGCCAACGAGTTGGCCGTCTCTGGCCAACGCATCACTGCCAACATTCCCAAGGGAAAGGAACCCGTAACGCCCCCATATCATGTACTCGAGTCAACAGACGTGCCAAAGACCCACACCGTCCTTGTTGTCCTCAgcgatgacgacgaggaggaggaggagatggctaACAAGCTCGCCTCCAATACTAATAACTCCTCCGTGAACATCGTGGATCCTCGTGCGGCAGCAACTATGGCGATTGTGGCAGCCCCTTCTGCTGCGACTTCTGCACCGCCTCCACATACCCCGGCATCCGGTGCGCCTACTGCCCTTGCACCAGATTCGGCAGCCCCTGCCACTTATGGCCATGGCAATGGCGTTGCTGGTGCATGCGCACGCGGGATCAAAAGGCCGCACCCACCTGATGCAATCTTTGCACCGTCTCCGGACGCGGTGGCGCCAATGGCCTTTGCAACTGCTCTCGCTACCCCTGCTGCTTACGATCATGGGAACATGCGAAGGATGGAGGAGGAACTGCAGGACAAGGAGGTCGTATCTGCCTCCCTGGCCCGGACGATGCATCACAGCTCGATGAGCGCCTGGTTGGACCGGCCAGGGTGGCCAAATTACACCAAACGGCCCCGCAAACCCCGCTCGGCCCCTCGACATCGCGGTTTGCGGATGAACCACAACACGGCGGGGCCAGCCCCTGCCTATGCTGGTTCCTCATCCCGTGCCCCTCCTGCAAACATCAGCAACTCCGCTCCAGGCTCCTCATCCCGTGCCCCTCCTGCTGACATCTGCAACTCAATTCCGGGCTCCTCGTCCCGTCTCCCTCCTGCTAACATCAGCAGCTCGGCTCCGGGCTCCTCATCCAGTGCCACTCCTTCTAACGTGAGCAGCTCCGCTCCGGGCTCCTCATCCAGTGCCACTCCTGCAAACGTGAGCAGCTCCGCTCCGGGCTTGGCTACGGCTGAGCAAGGGAGGGGGATGCGTGGCTTCATCCGCATCTTCGGCGTCGAGATGGCTCCGCAGGAGTAG